The nucleotide sequence TGTATTTCGAGATCTTATGTAAAGAGTGTATGCTCAGGTATAAAATATCGCGTTCGCCATAGATCAATTTTATGGCTTCCTGCATTTTTCCTTCGACATCTATTTTCTGAAGTCCGCCAAATTTCCCTATTCCGTGATCTATATGCGTTACATAATCTCCTACTTCTAAATTGGTTAATTCTTTTAAAGTAATGGCTTGCTTTTTAGCATACCCATTCTTTAAATGGAATTTATGATACCGCTCAAAGATCTGATGATCTGTATAACAAATAGTTTTTGAAGTTTCATCTATAAAACCTTGGAACATGGTAAGCACCACGGTGCGATATTTAACCTCTCTTTCTTGATCTTCAAAAATGTCGTGAAAACGTTTCGCTTGCTGATCGCTAACGCAAAAAATATAATTGGTATACCCCGCTTCCTGATTTTCAATAAGATTATCAATTAATAAATCGAATTGTTTATTGAAAGAAGGTTGAGGTTTTGTGTTAAATTCTATAATTTCCGGATTGCCTAAAAAAGCTTGATTGCTCAATTCTACTACGCTGAAATCCAGTAATTGTTTTTTGATGAGCGAAGAATGACAAAATAATTCTTCCGGCGAATTATGCTTTATTCCTTCAGATAGTTTTCCAAAAGCTTCTTCTGCTTTATCGAATAACTTATCGATCTGTGCAGCGAGCATATCTAAATTCCTGACAAAAACAACCGTATTTGAAGATACATATTTTAAAAAGCTCTCTCTTACCTCATCTAGTTTTTTATTCTCCACATTTGGCATAATGGAGATCTTCTTTACCTTATCTGTAGATAACTGAGTTTCTACATCAAAACTTCTAATGCTGTCTACCTCATCACCAAAGAATTCAATTCTATAAGGCTCATCATTACTGAAGGAGAAAACATCAATAATTCCTCCACGTACCGAAAATTCTCCCGGTTCTGTTACAAAATCTACTCGTTTGAACTTGTATTCAAATAAAACTTCATTTACAAAATCTATAGAAAGCTGGTCATTAACAGCAATTTTCAAGGTGCTCTTATCTAACTCTTTTCTGGTAACTACCTTTTCAAAAAGTGCATCTGGGTAGGTTACTATTACCGCAGGTTTTTTACGCGAATTAATTCGGTTTAAAACCTCAGCTCTCAGCAATACATTTGCATTATCGGTTTCATCAATTTGATAAGGCCTGCGATAACTTCCCGGATAGAAAAGCACATTTTTCTCCCCAATTAATTGTTCCAGATCATTTAGATAATATGCTGCTTCTTCTTTATCATTAAAGATCAACAAGAATGGTGCATCTGCTTCTTTAAAACTATTAGAAAGCACAAAAGAAAGTGAAGATCCAACTAGTCCTTTTAAATGAATTTTGGCTGGTTTCTCTGAATTTTGGGTAAGAATATTTTGAAGTTTCTCCTGTTGTGGAGACTTCGCAAAGATTTGGGCAATAGTAGATTTACTCATTGGCACAAAGATAATTCCTACCAAATTGGTTTACAAAACTTGCGGGTTTATTTAACTATTTATTGATACGTGTAGTATCTTAAAAAAGTATTGTAATCTTCAACTTGTTAATTTCAGCCTAAATCTATACAGAACAAACCTCACTCTTTGTTTTTTACTTAATTTCGACAGAATTCAAGAAAATAAATATGCCTAAAATAGAGGAGTTCGATGTATTTGTAATAGGAACCGGTACTGCAGGAAAAAAAGTAGCCACAGAATGTGTGAAAGCAGGATGGAAAGTTGCCATTGCAGATAATCGTGAATTTGGAGGAACTTGCTCTAACAGAGGTTGCGATCCTAAGAAAGTGCTGTTGGGGTTAACTGAAATTATTGACAGGGCAGAAAGAATGAGAGGTTATGGTATTACTAAAATGCCAGAATTTAGCTGGGAAGATCTTATGGCTTTCAAAGAGAGCTTTGTAAATTCAATTCCAAGAAGAACAGAAGAAGATTTTGAGGAATTGAATATTAAAATGTTCCATCAGTCTCCAAAATTTATAGATAAGAATACGCTTTCTGTAGAAGGCAAAACAATTTCAGCAAAGAAGATAGTTATTGCCACCGGGCAAAAACCTCTTGAGCTAAAAATTCCTGGAAGAGAACATGCAATTGTAAGTGATGACTTTTTAAACCTTAAATCGCTCCCAGAGAGCATGATCTTTATTGGCGCAGGATATATAGGGATGGAATTTGCACATATGGCCGCAAGACTTGGAGTAAATGTTACAATGATAGATACTTCAGATAGACCTCTAAATAATTTTGATAAAGATATCGTTGGGCATCTGGTAACCGCTTCTGAGAAGATCGGTATAAAATTCATTTTTAATGCGGAGGCCACAAAGATCGAGAAACTTCGAAAGAACTTTAGAATTACAGCGAACCAGAACGGGAAAGACATTTCAGAAAAAGCTGAGCTTATAATTAATACCGCCGGAAGAGTTCCTTCTATTGATGAACTAGATCTTGAAAAAGGAGAAGTCTCTTTTAGCAAAAAAGGAATCACCGTAGATAAACATTTACAAAATCCAACCAACAAAAGTGTTTACGCTTGTGGAGATGTTTCAGATAGTGAAGGATTGCCATTAACCCCTCTTTCTTCTAAGGAAGCATTAATTGTTATTTCTAATCTACTAAAAACACCTAGTCCAATAGAAGCAAATTATCCACCTCAACCCTCTGTGGTCTTCACACTTCCAAATATAGCATCTGTAGGACTTTCAGAAAAAGAAGCTAAAGAAAAAGGATATGATTATATCTTAGAGTATGAACTTGTACCCTCTTGGTTTAATGCAAAAAGAGTTAATTCTGAAGAATATGCCTATAAAACGTTGGTAGATAAAAAAACAGATCTCATTTTAGGAGCGCATTTAATTGGATTGGAAGCTTCAGAGATCATTAATATGTTCGTAATGGCAATGTGTGGAAAATTAACCACTAAAGAACTAAAAAATATGATCTATGCCTACCCAACTTGGGGAAGTGACATGAAAGGAATGC is from Gillisia sp. Hel1_33_143 and encodes:
- a CDS encoding dihydrolipoyl dehydrogenase family protein, with translation MPKIEEFDVFVIGTGTAGKKVATECVKAGWKVAIADNREFGGTCSNRGCDPKKVLLGLTEIIDRAERMRGYGITKMPEFSWEDLMAFKESFVNSIPRRTEEDFEELNIKMFHQSPKFIDKNTLSVEGKTISAKKIVIATGQKPLELKIPGREHAIVSDDFLNLKSLPESMIFIGAGYIGMEFAHMAARLGVNVTMIDTSDRPLNNFDKDIVGHLVTASEKIGIKFIFNAEATKIEKLRKNFRITANQNGKDISEKAELIINTAGRVPSIDELDLEKGEVSFSKKGITVDKHLQNPTNKSVYACGDVSDSEGLPLTPLSSKEALIVISNLLKTPSPIEANYPPQPSVVFTLPNIASVGLSEKEAKEKGYDYILEYELVPSWFNAKRVNSEEYAYKTLVDKKTDLILGAHLIGLEASEIINMFVMAMCGKLTTKELKNMIYAYPTWGSDMKGML